A stretch of DNA from Saccharomycodes ludwigii strain NBRC 1722 chromosome I, whole genome shotgun sequence:
TTTTAGTAATTGGTAGTTCCAAATCCTGCTTGCTTGCTGGATCATCACTGAAGTTTGCTCCTGGATCCacattttcattatctGGTGTAAAATCTATAAATGTCTCTTTATCAAACACATACTCGTATTTATCAGAACCTTTAACATATATTTCATCAGTGCTCAAATTCTGAGTCGCTTGTTTTAATTGCAATAATTCCCACTGCTCTGCtccctttttatttaatttatcattaacAGTTCCAAAATTACCCTTTTCATCGggtaaatgaaaatttgcTTCGTATTTGGATTTGGTGACCCCTTtatctttatataaaagtgcaatttctttttgcaATTTGTATCGCTGATACCGTTGATCAGGCAAACTTTTGGAACTGTGGGTCAAATAAGGCAATTCATCTCTCTCAAATTTGTGTACAGATTCTAccaatttttgtaatttcatattttcttttttgttcaagtatttttttttaaccaaaACACGCAAATTGTCCAAACTTTCATCCTGAGGAGCTTTCTGGATCTTGTCAGTTTTTTTAGTGTTTAAAATATGCGGGGTTGGCTGCTGCTTTGGTTTTTGTAGCAAATTAGGTTGTTGTGGCAATTCATATTTGTCAtttatttcattaaaaaCTCTTTTGactctttttttagctTCACCTGTAAGACTAATAGGTGACTTTCTACCACTGCTATCAGTCATATCTgtaaccttttttttttttttttttttttttttttttttaatcagtgtatatttttgcgttattctttttgtttaatcattatttttatcttatcATGCTTAAAAGTATCGACCAATCTTTGCATTAAATTAAGAGCTgtcgaaaaaaaaaaatataataataaataactaaaaaaatatatatatatatttccgTCGGAGATAATATATAACCGtctcttttatttaattttcttttttctttttttcttttttttttttttttcattttttttttttttcctttttttttgacacTACCACgctgtttttctttttaataaaatactgatttaatattttaaaatctcttataaataaatacttGGCTAACTTTTTATAAAACTTCATCTAATCTCTAACTAAAAGTAATGTTTATATTCCAACAgtgataacaaaaaaaaaaaaataaaaaataaaaaaattgatagctaagaaacagaaaaaaaaaaataaaataaaattaaataaaaattaatgtcAGACCTTGAATTATCCTCATCAGTTACAACACCATCATCAACACcatcaccatcatcatcaccatcACCATCATTGACACCACCGTCcctaaaaacaattaaatatttaccaCCATGGACAGATCCATACATCATTGGAATTGCTGGAACAAGTGGTTCGGGGAAAACCAGCGTGGCTTCTAAAATTGTATCCAGTATGAACCAGCCCTGGACAGTTTTAATATCAATGgataatttttatcatcCATTAACTCCAGAGCAACGAAATGAAGCATtatctaataattttgattttgataAGCCCGAATCAATAGATATGGACGCTGTATATCAAGTTTTGAAGAACTTAAAAAGTGGGAAAAGGACAAAAATACCTGTTTATTCATTTAACTTGCATAATAGGATTCCCAATGAATTCATTAATATCTATGGTGCAAGGGTTATTGTATTTGAAGGTATTTACGCTTTGTATGATCCTAAAATCACAGCTATGATggatttgaaaatttatgTCGATGCTGACTTGGATATCTGTTTGGCGCGCAGGCTATCCCgcgatattattaacagaGGAAGGGACATTGACGGATGCATTCAACAATGGAACAGATTTGTCAAGCCCAATGctgataaatttattaaacctACCATGAGAAACGCAGATGTAGTTATTCCCAGTGTCAGCGACAACAGTGTTGCGGTCCAATTATTGATTTCCCATATAAAAACcaaattaattgaaaaatcaCAAGAACatgtaaaatatttaaaaaaccTTACGGTTAATTATagtgaaaaaattactttAGATGCGGTCCAAGTTTTGCCTCAAACTAATCAAATCAACTGCATGCTAGATATCCTATTGGATAAATACACTTGTCGGGACGATTTTGTGTTTTACTTTGATAGATTATCTTCATTATTGCTAAATAAAGCACTGGACAATATGCCCAACATTAttcaatataaaaatattgaaaccTCAACAggaattaaaattgaaaacagCTGTTATTTGAATTATGAAAAAGTTTGTGCGGTGCAAATTATAAGATCTGGGGATTGTTTTGTGAAGTCATTAAAAAGAACGATACCATATATTCCAATGGGCAAGCTTTTAATTCAAAGTGACTCAACCACTGGTGAACCACAATTACATTTTGACAGTTTGCCCAGGGATATATCAACAAATTACGATGCAATTATTCTATTAGATGCACAGATAATTTCCGGTGCCGAGCTTATAATGGCAATCCAAGTTTtatatgataataatgtcCAATTaactaaaattaaagttgTTGTAATGATTGCTACTGAAATTGGCTTAAGGAGGATCATCAATGCGTTTGGAAGTGAATTACAAATTATAGTTGGAAAATTGGTTAAACATGAAGATTTAGAAACCAATCCATGGGCTAGAATAAGGTTTTTagattcaaaatattttggcaCCTAGAAAGAAGGTGGGGCCGGAGGTGGAAAGGAGTGGaaatataaacattatTGTTCACtgttctattttattttattattttattatttatttatcttatatagatatacagtatcatataataataaaattagaaaatttttatgtGTTCGAATtgctatatatatatatatatatataaaaaaaaaaaaaaaaaaaaaaaaaaaaaaaaaaaaagaaaaaaaaaaaaaaaaaaaaaagaaaaattaaaattaaacaaaagattTGTACATTCAATATCCAACAAACCTCATTAATCCATATCCAACTATTACAATCATTAAATAACTCCACAAGGTAGCTGGAACACCTCTTGTAATGAAATTACCCACAGTTAAATATCTTTCGCCAAAATCATCAATCATAGAAATGGCTGTGACATTGGGGAAACCTGACGTTGGTAGAGCCATAGCACCGCTACACAATAAAGTGCTGACCATAATCAATAAATTAGAATGGTTGCCAGAAGGTAGCTTTTCACCTAGCTCTTTCATTAATGGTAATATAATCATGGCAGCAACAGTATGAGAAACAAAAGTGGCCATGGTAACAACAACTAACCCAAATAGCAAAACGATAGTAAAAACAGGTTTTGTTTCAACAGaagtttttaaagtttcGGCAATACTGCTTAATAACCCAGAACTACTGACAGCTTTACCTAAAGTGGTTCCTCCCATAGCCAAGATAACAATAGTCCACATGAAATTGTTAAAGTCATCACTACTTAATAAACCAGtaccaaataataaagccATTGGTaatatagaaataataCCCATTTCACCAAACACTTCTGTTAGAGCATTAGCTAAACACCACAGAATAATTGTAACAACAGTGACCAGTACCACATACCATTGTTTTAAAGTGAAAGGATCTCTAATTGGGTgaaatttcaatattttcaaatttgcATCGATCGGGAAAGTTAATAGCAACAAAAGCCAGATACCAGCTATGGAAAAGGCACAAACCGGTAGTGCCACAATAAACCAGGTGGCCCATGAAGGCGTTGGTGACATAATGCCGATGGAAATGATGTTTTGTGGGGAAGCAATTGGAGACGCCATACCACCAACATTACTGGCCAGAGCAATACCCAAAATTAGAGATTTGGCGAAAGATGAGTGTTTGGGCAACGTTCTTAATAGTGGTTGGATGATAGAGTAGCATAAAACTGGTGCAGCTACATTGGAAACCCACATCGAAACGAACAACGCAACCAGCATATTTGTCAATAAAATGATCTTTGGATTAGTACCCGCACGTGATAAGATGTGGGTGGACAAAACTTTGGCAATGTTATACTTTGACAAGGCTGCGGCTAAAGTGAAACCACCCAATAATAGCATAATAACAGATGACCACATGGTGGATAAAATATACTGAGAAGATTGGACCGGAGTTAAAGGTTCATTGGTGCTAGCGTTTTTCAAAACTGGCATAACAACGATCAATAAGGGAACTAGTAGAGCAGTAATGAAAAGAGGGATAGTTTCAGTCGCCCATAATAGAGATGCAAATACTAAAATGACCAAACAATTCTTTTGTTGAATATCACTAAATGGcgatttaaaataaaaaatggttGCGATAGACGagatgaaaatgaatttCAACAAGGGAGTATTGtacaaaatgaaaaatttaatgaaCTTCCAGGgggaaattttaaataaatctcTGAAAGTAACGATATTATCAATGGCAGAACTTTCTTCATCACTGTTGGCCAAAGACAAGGAGTTATTGTCCATTTCTGCTAATTGACCCAATTCCTGTTCAACCTGGTTTTCTGTTACTCTTCCATCAGTGCTAGCGTAATCGCTGGGGGTACTGTTAGAACTTTTTCTGCTGTTATTACTCTGATTAAGCtctgatttttttttcgtaatttttttcttattacggttaaaacttttctttttggcaACTTTGATGTTCTGTGATTTTCTTTCCAAGTTCATCATATCTTTCCAAACAGTATTTCTTTCCCAAACAACATGCTCCCTTAGATGTAAACTTAATTCATTTTCAGCCTCTTGAAAGTTTATCGAactatcatttttataGGGATCTTCAGAATTATTTAGATCGCCACTAAGTAACTTTGCATACATTACAATTGTCTGATTAATCAAATtgtctaatttttttagagTGTTTGGGTCAAAAATGTGTGATTCCAGGGGCAACTTGGTTAGATAGTTCAGTTTTATATTAGTTTCCAAACTTTTATCAAATTTCTTAcaaattttggaaaaccCAGTTTGATTCAATTCGATATAGCTTTTCAATTCACTTAATTGAGTAAACattgaaattattttcttttttaatgtaaCTTTGTGTTCTAAATAACCTTGTTGATAGTCATTTAGAGTGGATGACGAATTAATTTTAGAGATAACTGGGTTAATCAACATATCGTGAACAGAGGCAATAATACTGTTACCTAGAGTATTACCGTACTTTCTATTGCTAGTATTGCTGTTACGTCTATTTAAAGAAGTTAGACTACCATTATCATAGGCATCATATTcgtcttcatcatcttcagaTAATAAACGTTCGATATTACTGTCATCCTGTCCAATTTCTGGTGGAGAAGAGGAAGATCTGCCTCGTTGCGGAATATCGTTTTGTCCCTCATCATTTACATTTGAACCATAAATTAACGAATTGTTATCACCATTTGAAGAAGTCGTATGAAcattgtatattttttctgaaTTAACGTATTCAGTAAAAGATTgtaataaatcatcaaatTGATCAATTAAAAGTAGTTCTTGAGCGGTATAAAATCTGTCAATTTTGGTTAGTTCACGGTCCAAAGCAGTGACAAAAGTTTTTATAGGGTCAAATTTAGAAGTATCAGCAggattattgttattgtggATTAATGGAGTGGATTCTAAATCAGAATTACTGGCTGTTGTTGCAGTACCTGAGTCATAATACAACTTATCTTTTTGTAaagaataaattaatttttttagttgtGAATAGGCAATATACCTACTGCTCCACTCAGGAACAGCATTAAATTGCAAAGAATGTGAAAATTTCATACCCCTATTGAGTTAGCTGTATTTTACTTTATGTGTATAATTATCTAcctttattgttgttattttttttaaaggaCTTTTAAATTCTCAAAGTGGGAAATAGCAGACGGCAACAGTACGAGTTGAGtatctgttttttttttttttctgttttttctgttttttctatttttgtattttattcttgagcagaaaaaaaaaaaaaaaaaaaaaaaaaaaagcagtCATATTGagtttatatatgtaaagTAAAAACATTGTAAGAAAatccaaaacaaaaataataaaaaaaaaaaaaagataaaaataggGCGATAACCACGTGCTGCAAACgatcaataatattttttttattttttttttaaatgtggAAGAAAAATGCGacagaaaaacaaaaaagaggaagatAGAAGAATTATCAATGACGGACAGATCGGTATATATGGATAGTATTGGTGTGTGGGTGTTATAGTCCGAAAAGGGTTAAATATTAGTTTCGGAAAGATggtgatttttattttttattttttattttttaatgataaacgatatgtaaatatatttaaaaaagggaTAAAAACAAGGggagaaaataaaagaaacagTTTTAATGTATTATCAAACCCACGCATGCACCCACgctttgtttttatttatattgcTGCAAACTTTGGTAAGATTGACCGGGGCGAGAGGAGGGGGGGGGACAAGGGGAGTCACTTATATACGGCcctttaatttatatttattttttccatatTCTTTGCGTTATCTTTCCAATTGCATTTTAATCTGCTTAATTGTGCGGGGCGGGGCGGGAGAAAGGAACCATCCATTCCTCCCTTCCTTCCCCCTccacgaaaaaaaaaaaaaaaaaaaaaaaaatagccgCGTAAccataaaaacaaaaaaaaaaataaaatatgtatataaaaatcaCTAAATACATAATTAATTATAGCgtgatatttattatatatatatacaccATATTCacaaaaccttttttttttctttttcttttccttttccttttcccttttcttttcttgatcctcaaagacaaaaaaagagtaaaataatatcaattaCCATTactatataaaaaaagaaccaACTCGCTcgtaaaataataaaaactacTGTTATAAGCATTAACTATCATCATtctaagaaaaaaaataataataagctaaaataaaataaaataaaataaaatataaccaTGATTAGTAATAAAAGCAATGCTAACATCGCTGCTACTCCTATCAGAAAAGATAGTATTGTCagtaccaataataaaccCTTAAGAGCTCATGTCTGTGTAAACTATTACTCTCAACCATCACCATCACCATCGACTGAAAACTGTGCAACTCCTAAGGATGAAAACGGAAATTTGGGGtgcttttgttttaaaacaacaacattaGATTTGGAGCCACCCTTTGATGACAACGAACAACGTTACGACGAAGGTActaattcattttttgataattttttcctaGAAAAAGATAGGTCACAAGGAAATTCAAGGAAAAACAGTATTTCCAGCCTTGATAGTCTCAACAATCGGTTAATCCAATGCGATCATGAAAACTGTAACAAAAGTGAGATCAGTCCATCGAAAGAACCCTCAGAAACCGATGAGTATGATGAGTGCGAACATACTGCAAATACTTGTATTAATTCTTTGAAATGTCATAGGCATCATCATAGAAGAGGTTCTGTTGCAATTAAATTCGACAAGAAAATTGTAAGTTATAATGATTAATgaagatatatatatatttttttttttttaaattattaatataggTTCTAATAGtactttttattctttttatttttttttttttttttttttttcatatatattttatggGGTCGGATAACAACATATACATTAAAGATTTATAGCTACATATACATgtgtttattaaataaataaattaaaaaaaaaatatttttttcatattaaaataatacgTATTACATATTTAATGTTTGAAAAATGGATATTTCCCCTTTCATTTCCCTCAGAGATACATATTAATTtgctattaataatgatacaaGATATTAGTGTTCATTGTTTAATATTCTGCGCAGTAACAAAACTATCTGTACTGTAATCATTGAAATCCACACGACTGTTTAAATTTGGCATTGAGTCAGCCTTATTCCAAACCAACTCACCGCGAGTTTTCCCCATGTAGTATTGTTTCTTATGATCTTTTTCATAATCGCTATCCATATCAACATCTGATATTTTCTTCATAGATACGCTGCTCTTTGAAGCAAAATCACATATGGGGGGTCTTAACCTTTGCGGTAGTTTTATGTTTCCCTTGCCTATTGAAGTGTATGTATGATGTTTTGTAGGTGTAGTAAGGTCTTTCTGGATAAATACAtctgtattatttatatcgCTCTCTGGACTAGTTTCAAATTCCCTATTTTTTGTGCCAGATTCAACTTTAAAAGTTTCAGGTGTTGTTGGACCAGAACGATCAGTGTTATTATAGTAAAGTCTATTATACTCTAATTCTAGCTCTTTTTGCTGTTGACCAATTGCAAATATATTATCTTCAGCATTGGTATCATTTAAGGATTGAATGTCTAGGACTGGTTTATCTAAATTGGTGGTAAATGATTCACTCTTTCTGTGCGACTTTTTCGTTTTTGATGAATAAATACTTGATGAGCAATCGGTACCATGTTGAACTTTGGTTGtttctatttttgttgtttgtcTGATGGTTGtaattatttcatttttatcacCGTCAATACcatcataattattttcaatactAGCAACATCTGTTATTGGTGGCGTCAAAGTTCGaaatttttcatcaaaTGTGGTCTTAGGGATAACCTTTACAGAAACAGGTGTACCAGTTTTCGAAAAAGTTTGCCCCACTTGCGGTTGTAAAGACGCCAtagattttatttctgtTCCCTtctcctcttcttcttgttgatcaaaaatttttgtatataaatattctttGTCTAATTCATTTTCTATAAAAGTGGGTTTCGATGATTTTCTAATAGTATCAGTATTGGGACTAATTATACTTGtactttcattttctttacCTTTAGAGGTTCTCCCACTGGCCTTGGTGTCCGCTTTGCTGACATTTTTTCGCGCAATAAAACTGAAgtcattttcatcaaataGATCACTTTcaacaataattaaatatttaaaattattaactCTGACATTTAActcaaaaattaatatttttttatttataaatccTGATGTTGAATCTCTGATAAAATTCAAGTATAACCAGTCATTAAATTCCATTTTAAAACACCCAACTGAATTGACCAAAGCTATATCACCTTCATCGTGAGAACTAGCGTTTTCCAAAGacttgaaaaataaattggtaGCAAGTCTATCGGATTCAAAACCAATCCAATCAGCCACACCATATTGGTtccatttttcaaaaactgCATTTCTAATGCTATTATCATCAACATCACTATGCTGcctatttttgttattgtaATCATTctcattattaatattttccaaactccctgtttttttgtcgcaaattttaaaatgaGGATCCATTTTAAGCACATGTTTTTTAGAGTTTTcagtaaataatttattgtaTATAGATACAGGATCATCATGTAATCGATCCAATAGATCATTTTCCAACTTTGTAAAAACTACATTCTTTTCGTATCTTCTGTTTAAAACCAACAAACTGCAAGTTTCAAATAAACCAGAGGCAGTGTCTATCTGTGAAGATGGTACGGATAAAATTAACGCTTTATCCTCTATATTCCATAAAGAACTAAACTCTGGAGGATATTTTgtcaaaatattaaaatcttCAATGAGataaaaatcttttaattttttttcttcgtATAAAGATCTCATATAAGCAACCAAAACATGGTACAAAGATTCAGCTTTAACCTGATAATCTATGTAATAATCCTGGAAAGTTTCCAATGATACAATATTCTTGGGGAAACAATATTGAGCCATGTGAAATAACCAATATAACATGGAGTCCTTGGTacccaataataataaggcTCCGTTACTTATAACTGCCAACACTAGctcaaaaaattcaaaacaacaacatgtATAATTATGGTCTGGTAGAGTTAGTGaaatatattgataaaaagaTTTCATTGggaaattattttgtttttcaagtTTGGTGAACTTAATGTATGATTTCCATGGAATAACACCCTTGGGCATTTTAGACCATAAAACtaataaacttttaaaaactaaaattatatctttttgGAAAGTGGATTTTATACTATCCTCTAAAATTTCCCCATTTAATGAACAGCCTTCCCAGGGGAAAAATTTAACTAACATATTACACACTAGTTTATCTTTTTCACTCTCAGAAATGCCAGTTAAAGATTCCCAAACATTCAATACTATATTAACATTGCTATTGACATTGTTCATAGTATTAGTGTTATTTTCAACTAGCAACGTCTTGAAATATTTGGTTAAATAATGGATGACATATCTTGCAGAAGTGGGATTAACAccatttttagttttaaaaatattataactgGTATCATataaatcattttcattagtAGGACctatatatttatcaaaatcatagatgtaatatttttcagaATGTTTTCGGTTAATGTTAACCtgtttaattaaatttgcATGACTGAAAATTGCCTCATCAGTGGTAGGGGTAGTGGTCATATTGTTGGATGTGCCAGgtgaaacttttttttttttagtttgaAAATTTGATCCAGTCAACTTTTTGCCCAACTCATCTTTAGATTTATCTAATActtcttttgtttgttgatttgaaactttttttttaatcgaTTTTGTAAATctcttcatttttttttttttttttttttttttttaatattttgtcacccttttttaactttaaatttatccaaaaaaaaaaaaaaaaaacaaatttggTAGGTTcgatttattaatatggaAATAATCAacgaaaaatatttgatcaaatgtatatttatatatgtatgatATTTTCgagtgttttttttagagTGACTGACCAAATAAATGATTAAACCAAATAggtattttcttttatatactttttcattttaattgcaaaaaaaaaataaaataaaattgttcttttttttttatttcaaacatttttcttttacatatgaaaatgttataaagttgtattaaaaatttattaaataaatatatttttttttgttatgaAATTGGTTAATAAGTTCAATTATATAATCTCTACccttaaatttatattatttttagtaaaaGTCTAGAAATGTATAGACATTACTGCAAATATCAATTATGAACATTTCTAAAACgtatttaaaacaacaaagatTTGCaaattgtcttttttttttttttttgaaaaaa
This window harbors:
- the PHO91 gene encoding Pho91p (similar to Saccharomyces cerevisiae YNR013C | PHO91 | PHOsphate metabolism), with the protein product MKFSHSLQFNAVPEWSSRYIAYSQLKKLIYSLQKDKLYYDSGTATTASNSDLESTPLIHNNNNPADTSKFDPIKTFVTALDRELTKIDRFYTAQELLLIDQFDDLLQSFTEYVNSEKIYNVHTTSSNGDNNSLIYGSNVNDEGQNDIPQRGRSSSSPPEIGQDDSNIERLLSEDDEDEYDAYDNGSLTSLNRRNSNTSNRKYGNTLGNSIIASVHDMLINPVISKINSSSTLNDYQQGYLEHKVTLKKKIISMFTQLSELKSYIELNQTGFSKICKKFDKSLETNIKLNYLTKLPLESHIFDPNTLKKLDNLINQTIVMYAKLLSGDLNNSEDPYKNDSSINFQEAENELSLHLREHVVWERNTVWKDMMNLERKSQNIKVAKKKSFNRNKKKITKKKSELNQSNNSRKSSNSTPSDYASTDGRVTENQVEQELGQLAEMDNNSLSLANSDEESSAIDNIVTFRDLFKISPWKFIKFFILYNTPLLKFIFISSIATIFYFKSPFSDIQQKNCLVILVFASLLWATETIPLFITALLVPLLIVVMPVLKNASTNEPLTPVQSSQYILSTMWSSVIMLLLGGFTLAAALSKYNIAKVLSTHILSRAGTNPKIILLTNMLVALFVSMWVSNVAAPVLCYSIIQPLLRTLPKHSSFAKSLILGIALASNVGGMASPIASPQNIISIGIMSPTPSWATWFIVALPVCAFSIAGIWLLLLLTFPIDANLKILKFHPIRDPFTLKQWYVVLVTVVTIILWCLANALTEVFGEMGIISILPMALLFGTGLLSSDDFNNFMWTIVILAMGGTTLGKAVSSSGLLSSIAETLKTSVETKPVFTIVLLFGLVVVTMATFVSHTVAAMIILPLMKELGEKLPSGNHSNLLIMVSTLLCSGAMALPTSGFPNVTAISMIDDFGERYLTVGNFITRGVPATLWSYLMIVIVGYGLMRFVGY
- a CDS encoding uncharacterized protein (similar to Saccharomyces cerevisiae YOR188W | MSB1 | Multicopy Suppression of a Budding defect), which gives rise to MKRFTKSIKKKVSNQQTKEVLDKSKDELGKKLTGSNFQTKKKKVSPGTSNNMTTTPTTDEAIFSHANLIKQVNINRKHSEKYYIYDFDKYIGPTNENDLYDTSYNIFKTKNGVNPTSARYVIHYLTKYFKTLLVENNTNTMNNVNSNVNIVLNVWESLTGISESEKDKLVCNMLVKFFPWEGCSLNGEILEDSIKSTFQKDIILVFKSLLVLWSKMPKGVIPWKSYIKFTKLEKQNNFPMKSFYQYISLTLPDHNYTCCCFEFFELVLAVISNGALLLLGTKDSMLYWLFHMAQYCFPKNIVSLETFQDYYIDYQVKAESLYHVLVAYMRSLYEEKKLKDFYLIEDFNILTKYPPEFSSLWNIEDKALILSVPSSQIDTASGLFETCSLLVLNRRYEKNVVFTKLENDLLDRLHDDPVSIYNKLFTENSKKHVLKMDPHFKICDKKTGSLENINNENDYNNKNRQHSDVDDNSIRNAVFEKWNQYGVADWIGFESDRLATNLFFKSLENASSHDEGDIALVNSVGCFKMEFNDWLYLNFIRDSTSGFINKKILIFELNVRVNNFKYLIIVESDLFDENDFSFIARKNVSKADTKASGRTSKGKENESTSIISPNTDTIRKSSKPTFIENELDKEYLYTKIFDQQEEEEKGTEIKSMASLQPQVGQTFSKTGTPVSVKVIPKTTFDEKFRTLTPPITDVASIENNYDGIDGDKNEIITTIRQTTKIETTKVQHGTDCSSSIYSSKTKKSHRKSESFTTNLDKPVLDIQSLNDTNAEDNIFAIGQQQKELELEYNRLYYNNTDRSGPTTPETFKVESGTKNREFETSPESDINNTDVFIQKDLTTPTKHHTYTSIGKGNIKLPQRLRPPICDFASKSSVSMKKISDVDMDSDYEKDHKKQYYMGKTRGELVWNKADSMPNLNSRVDFNDYSTDSFVTAQNIKQ
- a CDS encoding uncharacterized protein (similar to Saccharomyces cerevisiae YNR014W | putative protein of unknown function (paralog of YMR206W | putative protein of unknown function)); the protein is MISNKSNANIAATPIRKDSIVSTNNKPLRAHVCVNYYSQPSPSPSTENCATPKDENGNLGCFCFKTTTLDLEPPFDDNEQRYDEGTNSFFDNFFLEKDRSQGNSRKNSISSLDSLNNRLIQCDHENCNKSEISPSKEPSETDEYDECEHTANTCINSLKCHRHHHRRGSVAIKFDKKIVSYND
- the URK1 gene encoding uridine kinase URK1 (similar to Saccharomyces cerevisiae YNR012W | URK1 | URidine Kinase); translation: MSDLELSSSVTTPSSTPSPSSSPSPSLTPPSLKTIKYLPPWTDPYIIGIAGTSGSGKTSVASKIVSSMNQPWTVLISMDNFYHPLTPEQRNEALSNNFDFDKPESIDMDAVYQVLKNLKSGKRTKIPVYSFNLHNRIPNEFINIYGARVIVFEGIYALYDPKITAMMDLKIYVDADLDICLARRLSRDIINRGRDIDGCIQQWNRFVKPNADKFIKPTMRNADVVIPSVSDNSVAVQLLISHIKTKLIEKSQEHVKYLKNLTVNYSEKITLDAVQVLPQTNQINCMLDILLDKYTCRDDFVFYFDRLSSLLLNKALDNMPNIIQYKNIETSTGIKIENSCYLNYEKVCAVQIIRSGDCFVKSLKRTIPYIPMGKLLIQSDSTTGEPQLHFDSLPRDISTNYDAIILLDAQIISGAELIMAIQVLYDNNVQLTKIKVVVMIATEIGLRRIINAFGSELQIIVGKLVKHEDLETNPWARIRFLDSKYFGT